In a single window of the Flavobacterium sp. W4I14 genome:
- a CDS encoding L-arabonate dehydrase (product_source=KO:K13875; cog=COG0129; ko=KO:K13875; pfam=PF00920; superfamily=143975,52016; tigrfam=TIGR00110), with product MKSYRSSTWFGKKDKMGLIYRSWMKNQGMPEDMFDGRPVIGICNTWSELTPCNAHLRDIAESVRRGVLEAGGFPLEFPIMSLGETLMKPTAMLFRNLASMDAEESIRGNPIDGVVLLTGCDKTTPSTLMGAASVDLPTIVVPGGPMLNGKYHGHDIGSGTSVWKLTEELKKGEITYDEYAEVESCMSRSPGHCMTMGTASTMACMVEALGMSLSGGAAIPAVDSRRKRLAQLSGRRIVEMVKEDLKISKILTRDAFENAIKVNAAVGGSSNFIIHLTAIAGRMGVALNLDDFDDIGSKMPLLVNLMPSGKFLMEDFYYAGGVPAVLKQMQSVLKMDTLTVSGKTHAENIAVTGINYNKEVIYEFEQPIIQEAGITVLKGNLAINGAVIKPSAATPSLMQHRGRAVVFEDIEDYHARVDDPDLDIDETCVMVLKTVGPVGYPGMPEVGNMTLPKKLLDKGVTDMVRISDGRMSGTAYGTVILHVSPESAIGGNLALVENGDIIELDVANKRIHLEVSDEALALRRSNWVQPTLSATRGYVNLYVNHVQQADKGADLDFLVGGSGSTVTRDSH from the coding sequence ATGAAATCATATAGAAGTTCGACCTGGTTTGGGAAAAAAGATAAAATGGGCCTCATCTATCGCAGTTGGATGAAAAACCAGGGTATGCCCGAAGACATGTTTGACGGCAGACCGGTAATCGGGATTTGTAATACGTGGTCTGAACTCACACCTTGCAATGCCCACCTGCGTGATATTGCCGAAAGTGTTCGTCGGGGGGTATTGGAGGCTGGCGGCTTTCCGCTGGAATTCCCCATCATGTCATTGGGAGAAACGCTCATGAAACCCACCGCCATGTTGTTCCGTAATCTTGCCAGTATGGATGCAGAGGAATCAATACGAGGCAACCCTATTGATGGTGTTGTACTCCTTACGGGCTGCGATAAAACTACGCCTTCTACGCTAATGGGAGCGGCAAGTGTAGATCTGCCAACCATTGTGGTTCCTGGCGGACCAATGTTAAACGGAAAATATCACGGACATGACATAGGCTCAGGAACAAGTGTATGGAAGCTGACAGAGGAATTAAAGAAAGGCGAAATTACTTATGATGAATATGCAGAAGTAGAAAGTTGCATGTCTCGTAGTCCGGGTCACTGTATGACAATGGGAACGGCTTCTACAATGGCCTGCATGGTAGAAGCGTTAGGCATGAGCCTTTCCGGCGGTGCGGCTATACCTGCCGTTGATTCCCGGCGGAAAAGGCTTGCTCAGCTATCTGGAAGGAGAATAGTTGAAATGGTTAAAGAAGACCTGAAAATTTCTAAAATACTCACACGCGATGCTTTTGAAAATGCAATTAAGGTAAATGCTGCGGTAGGAGGTTCCTCAAACTTTATTATTCACCTTACCGCTATTGCAGGGCGTATGGGTGTAGCGCTAAACTTAGACGATTTTGATGATATTGGCAGCAAAATGCCGCTTCTTGTAAATCTTATGCCTTCAGGGAAATTTTTGATGGAGGATTTTTACTATGCTGGTGGTGTACCTGCTGTTTTAAAACAAATGCAATCTGTTTTAAAAATGGATACCCTAACGGTAAGCGGGAAAACGCATGCCGAGAACATTGCTGTTACAGGAATAAATTATAATAAGGAAGTTATTTATGAATTTGAGCAGCCAATTATTCAGGAAGCCGGAATTACTGTACTAAAGGGTAATCTTGCAATTAACGGAGCGGTTATAAAGCCATCTGCAGCTACGCCCAGTTTAATGCAACACCGAGGTAGGGCAGTAGTGTTTGAAGACATTGAGGATTACCATGCGAGAGTAGATGACCCTGATCTGGATATCGATGAAACTTGTGTAATGGTCTTGAAAACGGTTGGTCCGGTCGGCTATCCAGGTATGCCTGAGGTTGGTAATATGACTTTACCAAAAAAGCTACTTGACAAAGGCGTAACCGATATGGTAAGGATATCGGATGGTAGGATGAGTGGTACAGCATATGGTACAGTTATACTTCACGTATCGCCAGAGTCTGCTATTGGTGGAAATTTAGCGCTGGTAGAAAACGGAGACATCATTGAGCTGGATGTAGCCAATAAACGTATCCACCTTGAAGTGAGTGATGAAGCGTTAGCCCTGAGGCGCAGCAACTGGGTACAGCCAACTCTTTCTGCAACACGTGGTTATGTAAACTTATATGTCAACCATGTTCAGCAGGCAGATAAAGGTGCTGATCTGGACTTTTTAGTAGGCGGCTCAGGTTCAACAGTTACCAGAGACTCTCATTAA
- a CDS encoding 2-dehydro-3-deoxy-D-arabinonate dehydratase (product_source=KO:K14259; cath_funfam=3.90.850.10; cog=COG3970; ko=KO:K14259; pfam=PF01557; superfamily=56529) has translation MRIYNTSSGIIIHHNNQYFLTEEKSWDKFVNRSNLFKVVSSELQQLQPNEDLQALTHSAVLTPIGSQEVWASGVTYFRSREARIEESKEAKGGDFYARVYDADRPELFFKSPPYRTVGSGGNIRIRADSKWNVPEPELTLFICSAGTIEGYTIGNDVSSRDIEGENPLYLPQAKSYNGATALGPCLLVTDGPIDPDTNISIEISRDSEVLFKEKISINQMKRKHRDLVAYLFRELDFPHGTYLMTGTGIIPTDDFTLHSGDIVKITISAIGSLINIVA, from the coding sequence ATGAGAATTTATAACACCTCTAGCGGGATTATTATACACCACAATAACCAATATTTTTTAACAGAAGAGAAAAGCTGGGATAAATTTGTAAACAGGAGCAACCTCTTTAAAGTAGTGAGTAGTGAATTGCAACAGCTCCAACCTAACGAAGACTTACAAGCGCTCACCCATTCAGCTGTTTTAACGCCTATAGGCAGTCAGGAAGTATGGGCATCTGGCGTAACTTATTTTCGTAGCAGGGAAGCCAGAATAGAGGAATCAAAAGAAGCAAAAGGTGGGGATTTTTATGCCAGGGTATATGATGCAGACCGGCCAGAACTTTTTTTTAAGTCACCACCTTACCGTACAGTAGGTTCCGGAGGAAACATACGGATCAGGGCAGATTCTAAGTGGAATGTACCTGAACCGGAATTGACCTTATTTATCTGTTCAGCAGGCACTATAGAAGGTTATACAATAGGTAATGATGTATCTTCGAGGGATATCGAGGGCGAAAATCCGCTTTACCTCCCGCAGGCCAAATCATACAATGGTGCTACCGCTTTAGGTCCTTGCCTTTTAGTTACAGATGGACCAATAGATCCGGATACCAATATCAGCATCGAAATATCCAGAGATTCTGAGGTCCTTTTTAAGGAGAAGATATCCATTAACCAAATGAAACGTAAGCACAGGGATCTAGTGGCCTACTTGTTTCGCGAATTGGATTTCCCTCATGGAACCTATTTAATGACAGGTACTGGAATAATCCCCACTGATGATTTTACTTTACACAGCGGAGATATTGTAAAAATAACCATTTCAGCGATTGGTTCACTTATCAATATCGTAGCATGA
- a CDS encoding hypothetical protein (product_source=Hypo-rule applied): MANKELKKLLHMCALSLIQHNQEFKTYYNRKKDEGKHSMSIINAVRNKIALRVAAVIKNQASYKNNYNIAA, from the coding sequence ATGGCCAATAAAGAGCTTAAAAAGCTGCTGCACATGTGCGCATTATCTTTAATACAGCACAATCAGGAATTCAAAACATATTACAATAGAAAAAAGGACGAAGGGAAGCACAGCATGAGTATAATTAATGCCGTTAGAAACAAAATAGCACTGAGAGTTGCAGCAGTTATAAAAAATCAGGCCAGCTATAAAAATAACTATAATATAGCTGCCTAA
- a CDS encoding AraC-like DNA-binding protein (product_source=COG2207; cath_funfam=1.10.10.60; cog=COG2207; pfam=PF12833; smart=SM00342; superfamily=46689,51182), whose amino-acid sequence MKATLKKATPNPEHSFNIHKDIGHAILSAWHYHPECELLVVKRTYGTCLIGDHVGPFKNGDVFLFGSNLPHTFRCEQKYLESDTEKVGETIVILFQNNIWGDAFLNLPEISPIVKLLNTSKLGLRLKGATRRKVGKIAEEMLNESPARKLINLLSALEIIAASKEYEIISSNGFNPEVNSIDQSRINTIFEYTFNNYHKKVGLEDVAALINMGKHSFCRYFKSKTKKTYIQFLMEVRIGNACRLLLEEEFNMTEVGYACGYNNISHFYHQFKTLTKKNPMDYRYNYLKTEERKFA is encoded by the coding sequence ATGAAGGCTACTTTAAAAAAGGCTACTCCAAACCCGGAGCATTCCTTTAATATCCATAAGGATATAGGGCATGCGATATTAAGTGCATGGCACTATCATCCCGAGTGCGAATTATTGGTAGTTAAAAGAACCTACGGTACCTGCCTGATAGGCGACCACGTTGGTCCTTTTAAAAATGGTGATGTATTTTTATTTGGATCAAACCTGCCCCATACTTTCCGGTGTGAACAAAAATATCTGGAGAGCGATACCGAAAAAGTTGGAGAAACAATTGTGATTCTTTTTCAAAACAACATCTGGGGTGATGCATTTTTAAATCTTCCTGAAATTAGTCCGATTGTTAAATTACTGAACACAAGTAAGCTGGGTTTGCGTTTAAAAGGCGCAACCAGACGAAAGGTTGGCAAAATAGCGGAGGAAATGCTCAACGAATCGCCTGCCCGTAAGTTGATCAATTTATTGTCTGCTTTAGAAATAATAGCTGCTTCGAAAGAATATGAAATTATATCATCCAACGGCTTTAACCCAGAAGTGAATAGCATCGATCAAAGTCGCATTAACACCATATTCGAATACACATTTAATAATTACCACAAAAAAGTAGGGCTGGAAGATGTGGCTGCATTAATTAACATGGGAAAGCACTCTTTTTGCAGGTACTTTAAATCCAAAACAAAGAAAACATATATCCAGTTTTTAATGGAAGTGAGAATTGGAAATGCATGCAGATTGTTATTAGAAGAAGAATTTAATATGACTGAGGTAGGCTATGCCTGTGGCTACAATAATATTTCTCACTTCTATCATCAATTTAAAACACTTACGAAAAAAAATCCAATGGATTACAGATACAATTATCTTAAAACTGAGGAGAGAAAATTTGCCTAG
- a CDS encoding alpha-ketoglutaric semialdehyde dehydrogenase (product_source=KO:K13877; cath_funfam=3.40.605.10; cog=COG1012; ko=KO:K13877; pfam=PF00171; superfamily=53720), which produces MINIGEQIIGFETSAEASETISSISRLTGEKIASFSVATVAEVDRAVEKATAAFQVYRKISGVKKASFLEAIADEIIGLGEELITVCCAESGLPQGRIEGERGRTVGQLRLFADLLKEGSWLDARIETANPDRIPLPKPDIRSMQIPLGPVVVFGASNFPLAFSVAGGDTASALAAGCCTIVKAHPAHLVTSSLIGKAINNAAISTEMPDGVFSLLFGDGPVLGAQLVKHPGIKAVAFTGSFGAGKAIYDMAVRRETPIPVYAEMGSTNPVFILPQALLEKSQSLANAFSSSVTLGVGQFCTNPGMLIYESADAAPGFIRKLEEEFGQTLGGVMLTGDIHKSYTAGVEKRSEMSGVTTLAKGNYPADLNIASPVLFKTTSDLLKIHPDLSEELFGPASVVVEASAKKDVIEIAKNLSGHLTATVHGTDSDLVEYKDLLDILELKVGRLLINGFPTGVEVCSAMVHGGPFPATTDQKTTSVGTTAIDRFTRPVCYQNMPDQLLPNELKNANPLNIWRLVNGNLTKD; this is translated from the coding sequence ATGATAAACATTGGCGAACAAATTATAGGTTTCGAAACCTCTGCCGAAGCAAGTGAAACGATTAGTTCAATAAGCAGGTTAACCGGCGAAAAAATAGCGAGTTTTTCTGTAGCTACAGTAGCTGAAGTTGACAGGGCTGTTGAAAAGGCAACAGCTGCATTTCAGGTTTACCGCAAAATATCCGGCGTAAAAAAAGCCTCATTTTTAGAAGCGATTGCTGATGAGATTATTGGCCTTGGAGAGGAACTGATAACGGTTTGCTGCGCCGAATCCGGACTACCACAAGGCCGTATAGAAGGTGAAAGAGGGCGGACTGTGGGCCAGTTAAGGTTATTTGCCGATTTACTAAAAGAAGGATCCTGGCTGGATGCCCGGATTGAGACAGCGAACCCAGACCGCATACCGCTCCCTAAACCGGATATCCGCTCGATGCAAATACCACTGGGGCCAGTAGTCGTTTTTGGAGCGAGTAATTTTCCGCTTGCATTTTCTGTAGCCGGGGGCGACACCGCATCTGCACTGGCAGCGGGTTGCTGTACAATAGTAAAGGCACATCCTGCACATCTTGTAACCAGCTCGCTAATAGGTAAGGCCATCAATAATGCCGCTATTTCAACTGAAATGCCTGACGGTGTTTTTTCGCTTCTTTTTGGAGATGGTCCTGTTTTAGGCGCTCAATTAGTTAAGCACCCAGGCATAAAGGCTGTTGCATTTACAGGTTCATTTGGTGCTGGTAAGGCCATATACGATATGGCCGTGCGCCGGGAAACACCTATTCCGGTTTATGCTGAAATGGGTAGCACCAACCCGGTGTTTATTCTTCCACAGGCTTTATTAGAAAAATCCCAGTCGTTAGCTAATGCGTTTTCTAGCTCAGTAACGCTGGGTGTAGGCCAGTTCTGCACTAATCCTGGCATGCTTATTTATGAAAGTGCTGATGCCGCACCTGGTTTTATCCGGAAGCTTGAAGAAGAATTTGGACAAACTTTAGGAGGCGTAATGCTTACGGGCGATATCCATAAATCATACACAGCCGGCGTTGAAAAACGCAGCGAAATGTCTGGCGTCACAACACTTGCAAAAGGCAATTACCCGGCGGATTTAAATATTGCATCCCCGGTTTTATTCAAAACAACAAGTGATTTATTGAAAATTCATCCTGACTTGTCTGAAGAGCTTTTTGGGCCAGCCAGCGTGGTTGTAGAAGCAAGCGCTAAAAAGGATGTCATTGAAATAGCAAAGAATCTTAGCGGGCATTTAACCGCTACAGTACACGGAACCGATAGTGATCTGGTTGAGTACAAAGATTTACTCGATATTTTAGAACTAAAAGTGGGCAGGTTACTCATTAATGGGTTCCCTACAGGTGTTGAAGTTTGTAGCGCTATGGTTCATGGAGGGCCATTTCCCGCTACAACAGACCAAAAAACAACATCAGTAGGCACAACTGCAATTGACAGGTTTACGCGGCCGGTATGTTATCAGAATATGCCGGATCAATTACTGCCAAATGAATTAAAAAATGCAAACCCGTTAAATATCTGGCGACTGGTAAACGGCAATCTAACTAAGGATTAA
- a CDS encoding transposase (product_source=KO:K07486; cath_funfam=1.10.150.20; cog=COG3547; ko=KO:K07486; pfam=PF01548; transmembrane_helix_parts=Outside_1_214,TMhelix_215_237,Inside_238_253), with protein MIVTTKFFIGIDVSKPYFDVALMAVVNHVKQEIETARFDNTAPGIKLFEKWLKSYKTAFNTDSLVVMENTGIYHRLLWSFCSNRGLPIHIGNAARIKWSFGIVRGKNDKIDSIRLCNYAFKEADDLKATAALDPELMLLKDLISARTKLLKQMSAISVSVKELGNVNGKEHQKLIEKALKNAIEGIARSIGNVEDKIKKIITGNHDFKRNYKLLLGIPGIGHVTAVYLIGCTGNFAGRPRRKRAGLLCRSCTI; from the coding sequence ATGATTGTCACTACAAAATTTTTTATCGGGATCGATGTTTCAAAACCTTATTTTGATGTTGCATTAATGGCAGTTGTAAACCATGTAAAGCAAGAGATAGAAACCGCACGGTTTGACAACACAGCACCAGGGATAAAGCTATTTGAGAAGTGGTTGAAATCGTACAAGACCGCATTCAATACGGACTCTTTAGTTGTGATGGAAAATACCGGTATCTATCACCGTCTGCTCTGGTCTTTCTGCAGTAACAGAGGTTTGCCCATCCACATCGGCAATGCGGCCCGTATTAAATGGAGCTTTGGGATAGTGCGGGGTAAAAATGACAAAATAGACAGTATCCGTTTATGCAACTATGCATTTAAGGAAGCGGATGATCTAAAGGCGACAGCTGCCCTAGATCCCGAACTGATGCTCCTGAAAGATCTGATATCAGCAAGGACAAAGCTGCTCAAACAAATGTCCGCCATTAGCGTTTCGGTAAAAGAACTTGGCAATGTCAATGGTAAAGAACATCAGAAACTGATTGAAAAAGCACTTAAAAATGCAATTGAGGGTATAGCCAGGTCAATCGGAAACGTTGAAGATAAGATCAAAAAAATCATCACGGGAAACCACGATTTCAAGCGGAACTACAAACTGTTGCTCGGTATACCTGGGATAGGACATGTTACCGCAGTATACCTGATTGGCTGCACGGGAAATTTTGCAGGTCGGCCCAGGCGGAAAAGAGCTGGCCTGTTATGCAGGAGTTGCACCATTTGA
- a CDS encoding Gnt-I system high-affinity gluconate transporter (product_source=KO:K06155; cog=COG2610; ko=KO:K06155; pfam=PF02447; superfamily=81321; tigrfam=TIGR00791; transmembrane_helix_parts=Inside_1_2,TMhelix_3_20,Outside_21_23,TMhelix_24_46,Inside_47_57,TMhelix_58_80,Outside_81_99,TMhelix_100_122,Inside_123_133,TMhelix_134_156,Outside_157_170,TMhelix_171_193,Inside_194_223,TMhelix_224_246,Outside_247_260,TMhelix_261_278,Inside_279_297,TMhelix_298_320,Outside_321_323,TMhelix_324_346,Inside_347_347,TMhelix_348_367,Outside_368_376,TMhelix_377_399,Inside_400_410,TMhelix_411_433,Outside_434_439): MDVLILFGCIVLLVLLIAWAKVNTFLAFLIVSVGAALLLGMPAASIPQTINKGLGDTLGSLAIIIVLGAMLGKLVASSGAAQKIATVLKKTFGAKYVTWAMSLTGLIVGIPLFYNVGFVLLIPIIFSVAYNYKLPLVYVGLPMLASLSVMHGFLPPHPSPMALVTQFNADLVKTFIYGIIVAVPAIIIAGPLFAKALINMQSGPTVTLQADELPDNELPGIANSVISALLPILIILCTTLITRIYIDNMAVVNLARFIGDPTIAMILTICIATFTLGIRSGKKLIDIMVIFVDATKDIAMILLIIGSAGILKQVFVETGVSNSLAAILKGLTLPPLLLAWLITAVLRLCLGSATIAGLTAAGIVYPLVEPHGADPNLMVLAVGSGSLFCSHVNDSSFWLFKEYLGLSIKQTFLSWSLMETLVSVIGLIGILIMNQVLFK; this comes from the coding sequence ATGGATGTACTGATTCTTTTTGGCTGTATAGTCTTACTTGTATTATTAATTGCCTGGGCAAAGGTTAATACCTTCCTTGCATTTTTAATTGTATCTGTGGGGGCAGCTCTATTGTTAGGGATGCCCGCCGCCAGTATTCCGCAAACTATTAATAAAGGATTAGGAGATACATTAGGATCACTGGCCATTATCATCGTTTTGGGCGCTATGCTTGGAAAACTCGTGGCTTCCAGTGGTGCCGCTCAAAAAATAGCCACAGTATTAAAAAAGACATTCGGCGCTAAATACGTCACCTGGGCCATGTCTTTAACAGGCTTAATAGTGGGCATTCCATTATTTTATAATGTTGGGTTTGTATTGCTTATTCCAATTATTTTTTCGGTAGCGTACAACTATAAGTTACCTCTGGTATATGTAGGCTTGCCTATGCTTGCATCGCTCTCCGTAATGCATGGTTTTTTGCCACCACATCCATCGCCCATGGCTTTAGTTACGCAGTTTAATGCAGATTTGGTTAAGACTTTTATCTATGGTATAATCGTGGCCGTACCTGCTATCATTATTGCAGGCCCTCTTTTCGCAAAAGCGTTAATAAATATGCAATCTGGCCCGACAGTTACCCTGCAGGCTGATGAACTGCCAGATAATGAATTGCCAGGGATAGCAAATAGTGTAATTTCTGCCTTGTTACCTATACTTATAATTTTGTGTACCACGTTGATAACCAGGATATATATTGATAATATGGCTGTTGTAAATCTTGCCAGATTTATCGGTGACCCCACTATTGCCATGATATTAACCATTTGTATTGCAACATTTACACTTGGGATTAGGTCAGGTAAAAAGCTGATTGACATTATGGTAATTTTTGTTGATGCAACAAAAGATATAGCGATGATCCTTTTAATAATCGGTAGTGCAGGTATTTTGAAACAAGTATTTGTAGAAACAGGGGTGAGCAACAGCCTTGCTGCAATTTTGAAAGGGTTAACCCTGCCACCTTTATTATTGGCTTGGTTAATAACGGCTGTGTTAAGACTTTGCCTGGGTTCGGCTACCATAGCTGGCCTCACAGCTGCTGGTATCGTTTATCCGCTTGTTGAACCTCATGGTGCCGATCCAAATTTAATGGTGCTCGCGGTTGGATCAGGAAGCCTATTTTGTTCTCACGTAAATGACTCCTCTTTCTGGCTATTCAAAGAGTATTTAGGATTATCTATAAAACAAACATTTTTGTCCTGGTCGCTGATGGAAACGCTGGTTTCAGTTATCGGACTTATTGGAATACTGATCATGAACCAGGTACTGTTTAAATAG